ACATGTGTCACAATAGGACGTAtggtaaatttttaatgaacatgtatttgaaaaatagttaaattagtatttttataaaagataaatataatgattgatttaagaattaatttttttgtgtatatataattttttaaatttttaattacattAGTTTTGAGAAACCAATAGGTTTTAATAGAATAATTGGAAAATTAATTGTTGAATTATTATAATACATAAGTTTTTCAATTCAACAATAGTATTTCAGACGTCAAAAGAATAATGCCATTACATTATTCTATTCAACTTCAATTTCATATTTTGATATATCATTATTATATTCACTTCAAAATTAGAAAAGTCTGATACGATAACACAATAGAATGAAGATTCCTACTAGGAGAGTTTAGTACCATACTATCATCCTCCGTGGAGAGAACTTTGACTAATCACGAGAACCataagaagaagagagattaaaaaGTGGTCCAAGCTAAGTGGCTTTGAGACCTTCATGAACAATTTTTTAGTTGACTATTCATGAACCTTAATAACCTTTTCCTATAACAATTAAGATATTCATCCGTTTTAGagaattattttctttaatcaatatttgactaataaaataatagataaataCAAAAGGATTAAATTTTGAGTTGCTATTATAAAAAAGGTTTAACAGAAAAATATGAGTGATTGccttaattaattagttgaaaaaagttaaattttccCGAATACAAAAATCATATGAATTGACAAAATTATCCTCAAAATCTTAAAATACAATCTTCAATAAATACtacattcatttttttcttaaaactctttgggaattgaatagaaaaataataccacttaattattataagaaaaaaGTTTAAGACcagcaattttaatttattttttaattaatattttgtattaatagTCTAATAgtttagtattatatttttaattaatattttaaaatattactaattaGCTAacactaactaaaaataataaattatactaaTCATATAATATTGCTCTTATTATAAAtaacacaaatattttaaaattataacacAGGTAGATAAAATATgattatatacaataatttcTTCCTTGACATTTCCAAACTTTTGTTATTCCTTCCTACTATAATAAGTAAATTTCGCTTATACATTCTTTAGTTTATTCAAAAATTAGATTGGACTCCATTTTGTTAGAGTATTAATTAGAAGACAGAGTAGTCTTTTTAATATAATCAGAGTtggtttatatatataactttattCTTTAGAAAACAGCGAatgtgatattattttttaatattcaatCTATTAAGttcatctttttttctctttctctagaTGATTTATATACACTTTTTTATTATGCTACTTATTCAATCTTGTTAGTCAAGATTATATTCTATTATGCTATCAAGaacttaaatttttgaaatatttttttattttattatagaaaTCGAATTCAACGATTTCatcatcaaaaaatttttcactgTCATAGTTGATAAATTAAATGAAGACAACTATTCAATTTGAAAGTATCTTACTTTACTCACCATCCAGAGTTTCAATTTAGAAGATCATTTAAACACAGTAaagatttcttttaaatttgttacaGATAAAGCAAAGAAAACTGTTATCGAATTGGAGGACTTCAAAAAATGGCGTCTCCAAGACCTATCCTTCACAATTTGAATCGTGGCATCTATGACCACTAACTTTAAAAATAAGGTAATACATCTCACCAGATTTCATCTGATTTGAAAAAAACTTAATGATTACTTTACCATCGCATTCTCAGTATGTATTTAGAGCCTCAAATCACAGCTCAAGTCAATGAAGATGACAGACACCGTATCTGATTATcctattcaaattcaaaaattaatagattttttatttgcaATTGGCTATCAAGTTTATGAGGATAACCACATTCAAATTATTCTCGATGGTCTTCTAGAAGAGTACATAGTCTATAGTACTTCGGTAATGTCAAGATTGGGTTCCTTCAAGGTTGTAGAggctaaatcttttttttttggtatttaaaAATATGCTTGACAAATATAAGAATCTTGGAATAGCTATGCCGGTGGCCAACTTCACTCAACCCTTCAGCTTCAACAGAGGAGGAGGAGCAAGAAGAGGTAGAAGTGGAAGAGACTTTCGAGGAGGTGGCAGGTTTTGATTCATAAATCAAAGATCCCAATGTCAACCATGTGGTCGTTCTGGCCATATGGTTTGAAACTATTATCATCGATTTGATACATATTTTCAACCAAATTTGACTAATTCTTCTAATCAGCATCAAATACAGTATGAAAATTTTCAGTCACCACCTTCATCTTCCACCTTTCATCAACTAAGAGCATATATTTCTACACCATTATCAGTTAGTGAAGCTTCATGGTTCCCAAATTCAAGAGTAAGTCACCACATTACTGCAGACTCAACAATTTACTCGCGGCCTCTTTCATGAATCTTGATTCAGACTAGCTTTATGTAGGTAATGGGGCAGGTATATCAATTtcttcttcagattcttctattcttttaacCTTTTCACTAACATTGATTATTGTTTAAATGATCTTTTTCATGTTCCTCAAATTATGCAGAATCTATTAagtgtttcaaaatttttctttgataatCATGTTTATTTTGAATTCTGGCCTGATCTTTGTTTAATTCGTGACCAGGATACCAAGAACCTACTCCTACGAAGCAATGCTAGGAATGAAATTTATACCTTAGATAATTTTAGGATCCCAAGATCTTTAAATACTAATTCTGGAATTATTTGTAATAATGCTAATGTTCAGCAGCTTCAAACTAAATCTATTGTACTCAACAATTGGCCTATTTCTGATTTTAGTCATTCACATATATTAGACTCATATTTGGATCCGGCTTTTAATTCTCcggttaataaaaataaagatgtgCAATTATGACACAAGAGGTGAGGCTATAGTGCTATTCAGATTGTTTTTACTGTTCTTAATCAAACTTATAATTTTTCTGGTTCTGCTACTAACATGTATGTAAAATCTGCTCTATGACAATTGACAAAGATGCATCGCTTATTTTTTTCTGTCTCTGAAACTTGTTATACATAGCCCTTACAACTTGTTTTTGTAGACatttaggtagcgtttggttaCTGAGACATAGACACTGAGACATAGACACAGTGGTACACGGTGACACATGTCTGCTGTTTGGTTTGGTGAGACACAGATTTTCGAAGGACACGGGAGGACACGGATGGACACGGAGACACTAAATTTGTGTACCTCCAATTTGGTGAGACACTGAGACACAACTTGTGAGACActaattttttactcttttacccttattgagtttttaaaatttgtcctCTTATCTTCCcaaatctttttttctctttctcttttagaTTCTACAACtaaatttacttttctatttttttcaaaaaaaaattgtacatttaattttttttatttatttaaattttgattaatctttgataaattctgaactttaattttctattttttttcaagaacaattatatatttaatatttaaatgataatttaagatggtattagaagaaataaaaaaatattagaagaaataaaaatttaatggtgATGGCAAGCATTGTTTAGGATAATAGGTGTATTGTAATGGTGGTAAAACTTGTGGTTGAATGAAGGGTAATTTcagtcttttttaaatatatgtgtcttgtttcttatttttaccaaacacaatacataGACACAGATATTTTATGTCCATGTCTTTAATGTCTGTGTCTCTGTGTCTATGTCTCATCAAATACATCAACCAAACGGAGACCAGTCCCATGaactctaaaaataaatttcgatactatatatgttttattaatgcatatataaaatatacttGTCTTTATTTGCTAACTAACAAATTACAAGCATTCGTTACATTTCAAAATTATAAAGCTTTTATGGAGAAGCAAAGTGGTCACAAAATCAAAGCAATACAATCGGATAAAGgtatgaaatttttttcaaaagattttacTTTATTCTTGATATCAGAAGGCATTTTGCACAGGCAGTTTTGTGATTACACACAACATCAACAAAGAAGTACGGAAAGAAAGCATAGGCACATCATAGAGATGGACCTATTTTTACTTGCCACAGCTTCCTTACCCATAAATTTCTGAGAGAATGCCTTCATTAGTGCAGCTTATATCATCAATAGACTCCCTACGAAGGTGTTGCAAGATATGAGTCCTTACGAGATAttgtttaataaaaaatcaaactacaatttctttaaaaattttggttgtGCCTGTTACCCTTTCTTAAAATCATATAATAAGATAAAGTTTGCATATAAATCAGAATAATGTTTGTTTTTAGGGTATGATGCTAATTATAAAGGCTATAGGTATATGACAAAAAATGGCAAAGTGAACTTAACAAGacatgttaattttaataaatctgtttttttttatggtaaaattttctaagtttgattCTTCTTCTAAAAATTCTGAATCGATAGCATTAGTTGAGAATCTTATTTTGTATATCATTTCACCAACTAATATAGCCTATTTCCCTCTTTTTTCCTTAATTAGTACATCATCTCATCAATCTCTTGATCAACTTCCTTGTTTAGAACAATTTAACAATTGTCCATTCACTTCTACATCTATATCAAACACTTTATCTAACAACACAACTTCACATTCAGCATCTAGTACACTAGATTCATTTATACCAATTGGGAATATTGATATTGTCTTACTCCCAATCTCTCCAACTCCAGTCCTACCTAGTAACACTCATGCCATGGTAACTAGATCAAAATCTAGAATTACTAAACCAAGAACTTTAACTACTATAACTACTTCCAAACTTACAATCATTGATTGATTTGATACACAATATTTCTAAGATTGTACCTGAAACTCTAGCCTCTTTACACTGAAAACAAGCCATGGACATTGAATTTCAAGTATTTATGAAATATCAAACATAGACTCTCAAAAAACGATCCCCAAATGCTACCATCATAAAAAGTAAATGGGTTTTACCATTAAAAatgatcaatttaaaaatattctaaaagaCAAAGCTAGACTAGTTGGTAAGAGCTTTCATCAAATAAAGGAAATAGATTATGAGCAAGTTTATAACCCAGTTATGAGGTCTAGTACAGTTTAAATTGTTTTTAGTATTACTGTCTTTTTAGGTTGATCTTTACgataaattgattttaataatgtattttttaatgataaacTAGAAGAAATGTCTATTTAGTCAAACCACTAGGTTACTTTCATTCAAATACATCCTAGTTTGCTGTTTAAACAAGGCTCTTTATGATTTAAAACAAGTTTCACGAACTTAGTTTAATACTTTAGCCAAAATTTTAGCCAAATTTGGATTTAAGAATGtcaaatctaatatttttttgtttattaaatatactttttcttttcttgtttactTAATTGTATATGTTAGTTGATGATATTATCGTAATTGctaataatatgaataaaattaatactCTCATATTTGatctcaataaaaaaattgaaaaatttgggATAATTCAGCTTTTTCTTGGGTCTGGAAGCAAATTATTTGCCAcaagaaaatttattaattactcAATCTAAATATGCATcagaattattaaaaagatcAGTTTTTGAGGACTCAAGTCTCATGCCTACTCCTATGATATTTAGTCTTAAGATGTCTGCCAATGATTTAAAATTctttcataattcaaaactttATAGGTCTATAGTAAGTGGCTTATAATATTTAACTATTACTAGGCTAGATTTATATACTCGGTTAATAAAGTAACTCAATATATGTACCAACCCATACTACACCATTGAAAGTGTGTGAAAAGAATTTTGagatatctaaaaaaaattttgaatcatgACTTATTCTTCACAAAATCTACTGATTTTTGTCTACTTTTCTTTGCAGATTCTGATTGGGATGGTGACTTAgatgataaaaaatttattacagaTTTTTATGTGTATCTTGGCAACAATCTAGTCGCATGGAAGAGTAATAAACAAACCAAACTTGATAGGAGCAATATTAAAACAGAATACAGATCTATATAGCTGCTGCACAAACCAAAATTATATCTCTTCAACAGTTACTCGAGAAGTTGcacattcttaaaaaaattccaCCTACCTGttagtgttgcaagtgtgaggagtgttaaagttagtcccacatctaagaaagcatgaaagagtgaggagtttataagataaaagacccattaacttgacaccttaaggttttgagttggatgtggcgtcatctcatcttatgttctctcacttgattcctccCCGAATTTCCCCGGTTGTCGAGAGCTCTCCACGTTCGGCCCAACAAAGTGGTAAAGAGTATTCAAGGTGAAGTATCGAAAGTCTTCTCGGCAAAGGTGGTCCGGACGGCATGTCCTGCGGTATTTTGCAGCGGTGTGATGGACGAATACTCATGGTGGTGGAAGAGTTAGAGGATAGTTGATGCTTGATGTGGAGGCTCACACTTGAGGGGGAGATTGttagtgttgcaagtgtgaggagtgttgaagttagtcagagtgaggagtttataagatgagagacccattaacttgacactttaagattttgagttggatgtggcgtcatctcatcttatgttctctcacttgattcctccCCGAATCTCTCCGGTTATCGAGAGCTCTTCACGGTTGGCCCAACACTACCATCTATTGTGACAACCAATCCACTTGCCTTTTAGCCACTAATCTTGTCCTTTATAACAGGTACAAATACTTGGAGTTAGGCTTAGACTTTATCAAATATCTAATTAatcacttaaatttttttatcatacataTATCTTCAATAGATCATATCGAAAATACTCTAACTAAATCTCTCTCTTTgtcaatatttcaaaaattctcaCATGATAGATCAAATATCTCAATTTGAGGAGATGTTAGAGTATTAATTAGAGagtaaaataatctttttaacataattataacTGACTTTTGTCTATACTATATATatcataattttattctttagaAAACATAGAgtgtaatattattttctaatatttaatctttaaatttattttcttctctttttctctggATAATTCATCGGCAGTTCGGCACTCTCTTATTCAATCATGTTACTCaagattttattatatttgatacCAATACATTGATGAATTATTTGGTTCTTGTTTTTGCATTAGAGTGCTGAGAagttacttaaaaaataaaagaaggatAAGAAGAGAAGTTTGTAGGAAATTAATATTGGTTGACCATGACTAATCAAATGGACCCACTATAAGCTAAGGCTGCAGGCTGATGCGTAATGACTTGACGAGCACACTCTTCCCCTCAACCTTCCCCGCATTCTCCTCGCCCCACATACACCCAACCTCACTACGTACCTTTCACTCCAACCCATTCAACACAACACAAATAAACTCCCATTCCAATATTAACGCTGCTCATGTTCACTGTACAACCATATTATTATACATTCTTTTCATGAAGTAATTAAGcttcttcttattatttttgttattgtgCTTTCGATTAATTAGTTAGTAGTTAcaaacaataatatataatgaaaCGCTCTTTCCATATTCGTTCTCTTTTCTGGCTTATACTTTTGGTTTTTCTCATTGCCACACTCCTCATCAATAACTCTCCAACAACCATCCGCATCAGAACCTTATTACTCCGCTTCCAACTGCAAGATCCCGCATTCGAAGCTGCCTTGCTTAAACACGCCGCCATCGACCCCACCGAACCGCAATGGAACCGCGAAATCCGCAACCTCTTGGATcaaaaccaccaccaccaccaccaccaaagaTACCTGCTTCCAGAATTCCACAAAGCCCTTCGAGAATGGTTCCAGAAGAAAAAGTTGGAACCAACAAGCATCATGTCGGAGTTAACGCAACTAGTGAAAAACCCCATCGATGCTCACAAAGGTAGTAGATACTCGTCATGTGCGGTTGTTGGAAACAGCGGAATCTTGCTGAAGAAGCATTACGGAAAGCTTATAGATTCCCACGAGGTGGTTGTTCGTTTGAACCACGCAAGAGTCCAAGGATTCGAGCAAAACGTTGGGTCAAAAACCAACATCTCATTCGTTAACAGCAACATCGTACATGGCTGCGCAAGAATGATTGGTTGCAAGTGCCACGGATACAACGATGACGTGGCAACGGTTATGTACATGTGCCAGCCGGCGCATTTCATGGACTACACCCTATGCAAGAGGTCCATGGGTGAACGTTCACGCTTATTGGTTGTAACGGATCCAAGGTTCGATGTTTTGTGCGCTAGAATTGTGAAGTACTATTCTTTAAGAAGGTTTGTGTTGGAGACTGGGAAGGGGTTAGAAGAGTGGGGTCCACTTCATGATGAGGCTATGTTTCATTACTCTTCTGGATTCCAAGCTGTCATGCTTGCTTTGGGTGTGTGTGACAGGGTTTCTATGTTCGGCTTTGGTAAATCGG
This window of the Arachis duranensis cultivar V14167 unplaced genomic scaffold, aradu.V14167.gnm2.J7QH unplaced_Scaffold_232527, whole genome shotgun sequence genome carries:
- the LOC127744256 gene encoding beta-1,6-galactosyltransferase GALT29A-like — encoded protein: MKRSFHIRSLFWLILLVFLIATLLINNSPTTIRIRTLLLRFQLQDPAFEAALLKHAAIDPTEPQWNREIRNLLDQNHHHHHHQRYLLPEFHKALREWFQKKKLEPTSIMSELTQLVKNPIDAHKGSRYSSCAVVGNSGILLKKHYGKLIDSHEVVVRLNHARVQGFEQNVGSKTNISFVNSNIVHGCARMIGCKCHGYNDDVATVMYMCQPAHFMDYTLCKRSMGERSRLLVVTDPRFDVLCARIVKYYSLRRFVLETGKGLEEWGPLHDEAMFHYSSGFQAVMLALGVCDRVSMFGFGKSVKAKHHYHTNQKSELSLHDYEAEYQFYHDLVHGYTPLPFLQHDTKLPPLLMYH